In Leptidea sinapis chromosome 40, ilLepSina1.1, whole genome shotgun sequence, one DNA window encodes the following:
- the LOC126976432 gene encoding uncharacterized protein LOC126976432, which yields MGASQSTRKLSVDNENAVQLSPEALNRIQAQLTANQQQEQSTPPPQPPTQYSPPQYAPPPVYYDSQKRQDAAAEEAYWARRIENLKRAHEKINSGMQLEYEKTLKDANKLFDMVQADKIVNKLPPCQEEKAKVLECYSANPNKSLLCSVIVNQFNDCVCKSRIAAVSASS from the exons ATGGGAGCCTCTCAAAGCACTCGAAAACTAAGTGTTGACAATGAAAACGCTGTACAACTATCTCCAGAGGCATTAAATCGAATACAAGCTCAACTTACagcaaat CAACAACAAGAGCAATCAACACCACCTCCTCAACCACCAACACAATACTCGCCTCCACAATATGCTCCTCCCCCTGTATATTATGATTCACAAAAACGACAAGATGCTGCTGCAGAGGAAGCATATTGGGCTCGCCGGattgaaaatttgaaaagagCACATGAAAAGATAAACAGTGGAATGCAACTTGAATATGAGAAAACATTGAAAGAtgctaataaattatttgacatGGTACAAGcagataaaattgtaaataagttACCTCCATGTCAAGAGGAGAAGGCAaag GTCCTTGAATGCTACAGTGCAAATCCTAACAAATCACTTCTGTGTTCAGTGATAGTGAATCAATTTAATGACTGTGTATGTAAAAGCAGAATTGCAGCTGTTTCCGCAAGCTCCTAA